One Mustelus asterias chromosome 12, sMusAst1.hap1.1, whole genome shotgun sequence genomic region harbors:
- the pafah1b1a gene encoding lissencephaly-1 homolog A yields MVLSQRQRDELNRAIADYLRSNGYEEAYSVFKKEAELDMNEELDKKYAGLLEKKWTSVIRLQKKVMELESKLNEAKEEFTSAGPLGQKRDPKEWIPRPPERYSLSGHRSPVTRVIFHPVFSVMVSASEDATIKVWDYETGDFERTLKGHTDSVQDISFDQNGKLLASCSADMTIKLWDFQSFECIRTMHGHDHNISSVAIMPNGDHIVSASRDKTMKMWEVQTGYCVKTFTGHREWVRMVRPNQDGTLLASCSNDQTVRVWVVATKECKAELREHEHVVECISWAPESSYPTILEATGSETKKSGKPGPFLLSGSRDKTIKMWDISIGMCLMTLVGHDNWVRGTLFHPGGKFIVSCADDKTIRVWDYKNKRCMKTLNAHEHFVTSLDFHKTGPFVVTGSVDQTVKVWECR; encoded by the exons AAATCGAGCTATAGCTGACTATCTTCGCTCCAATGGATATGAAGAAGCTTATTCAGTTTTTAAGAAGGAGGCAGAATTAGATATG AATGAAGAATTAGACAAGAAATATGCTGGACTGCTGGAGAAAAAATGGACCTCTGTGATAAGACTACAGAAGAAG GTTATGGAACTAGAATCCAAACTCAATGAGGCAAAAGAGGAGTTCACTTCAGCTGGACCTCTGGGTCAAAAACGTGACCCAAAAGAATGGATCCCACGTCCTCCAGAAAGATACTCTCTGAGTGGGCACAGAAGTCCAGTCACACGAGTTATTTTCCATCCAGTCTTCAGTGTCATGGTATCAGCCTCTGAAGATGCCACAATAAAG GTTTGGGACTATGAAACTGGAGACTTTGAACGTACACTGAAAGGTCACACAGACTCTGTACAAGATATCTCCTTTGATCAGAATGGCAAACTCTTGGCATCCTGCTCTGCTGATATGACCATCAAGCTTTGGGATTTCCAGAGCTTTGAATGCATTAGGACCATGCATG GACATGATCATAATATTTCATCAGTAGCTATCATGCCTAATGGAGATCATATAGTATCTGCTTCAAGGGATAAAACCATGAAAATGTGGGAGGTGCAAACTGG TTATTGTGTGAAAACTTTCACGGGGCATAGAGAATGGGTGCGCATGGTCCGACCCAACCAGGATGGTACTCTTTTGGCCAGCTGTTCCAATGATCAGACTGTCCGCGTATGGGTGGTAGCAACAAAGGAATGCAAAGCTGAACTTCGAGAGCATGAACATGTCGTAGAGTGCATCTCCTGGGCACCGGAGAGTTCCTACCCAACTATTTTGGAAGCAACAGGATCTGAG ACTAAAAAGAGTGGCAAACCTGGACCTTTCCTTCTGTCAGGATCCAGAGACAAGACTATTAAGATGTGGGATATTAGCATTGGAATGTGCCTTATGACACTG GTTGGCCATGATAACTGGGTACGTGGTACCCTGTTTCATCCTGGAGGAAAGTTTATTGTGAGCTGTGCCGATGACAAAACCATTAGAGTGTGGGACTACAAGAACAAACGGTGCATGAAGACCCTGAATGCACATGAACACTTTGTAACCTCTCTTG